Proteins encoded by one window of Companilactobacillus ginsenosidimutans:
- a CDS encoding DUF898 family protein has translation MDVATQGRNAASGEMKHGRNSFFDGGLLSYILNTIIGILITVCSFGILYPWAVCIAYGWKINHTVIEGKRMQFTGSAVGLFGNWIKWLLLSIITLGIYLFWVNLRIEDWKAKNTVFVN, from the coding sequence ATGGATGTCGCTACACAAGGAAGAAATGCTGCTAGTGGCGAAATGAAGCATGGAAGGAATTCGTTTTTTGATGGGGGACTCTTAAGCTATATTTTGAACACGATTATTGGAATATTGATAACTGTGTGTTCATTTGGAATTCTATATCCTTGGGCAGTTTGTATTGCCTACGGATGGAAAATTAATCACACTGTAATTGAAGGTAAGAGAATGCAATTCACAGGAAGTGCAGTTGGACTTTTTGGAAATTGGATCAAATGGTTACTTCTATCAATCATTACTTTAGGAATTTACTTGTTCTGGGTCAATCTCAGAATTGAAGACTGGAAAGCTAAGAATACAGTTTTCGTTAATTAA
- a CDS encoding SHOCT domain-containing protein: MIYDYSDLVSFHRNTVYKNVSKHHRITRGAVGGALFGGAGAVVGAMTGGKDYRAVKKMSVSVYFKNGPEFEQKYVQFETKEDSWSYRTASSSASQLEGHLRFIINQNATPVQVVAAPDSRQQPQPENESKVENDTSDKESFDQLRELKKLLDEGVITQDDFDSKKKKILGI, encoded by the coding sequence ATGATTTATGATTATTCAGACCTTGTTAGTTTCCATCGGAATACTGTCTACAAAAATGTTAGTAAGCATCATCGAATTACTCGTGGCGCTGTTGGTGGAGCGTTATTTGGAGGTGCTGGTGCGGTGGTTGGTGCTATGACTGGTGGAAAAGATTATCGTGCTGTTAAAAAGATGTCTGTGTCGGTGTATTTCAAGAATGGTCCTGAATTTGAACAGAAATATGTTCAATTTGAAACTAAGGAAGATAGTTGGAGTTATCGAACTGCCTCTAGTTCTGCGTCTCAATTGGAAGGACATTTGAGATTTATTATCAACCAAAATGCAACTCCAGTTCAGGTTGTCGCTGCACCAGACTCAAGACAGCAACCACAGCCTGAAAACGAATCTAAAGTTGAAAACGATACAAGTGATAAGGAATCATTTGATCAACTAAGAGAGCTCAAGAAGCTTCTAGATGAGGGCGTCATAACTCAAGATGATTTTGATAGTAAGAAAAAGAAAATATTAGGAATCTAA
- a CDS encoding TerB N-terminal domain-containing protein yields MSFLATIFGRDLLSRDLAHQHANHYVKRIRVGSHHFDISTEILDLLWFGDGRRKNTEDFEANSISEPSEILTHDQIYRENIDVVGSYPTFHNLGPGQKYSFLKWLEDIERKDDIGFAFLLLYALERRIYMGSKVEPAVNLICKMHQQIEHEGFIRKSSDTLVWAAYKYKRVEFLNCLKEDEIPEHTQILVKLYTHGYLSAKDIMLISEKLGMDNQRYITGKPSLFEEILNRKLAEKYAEGHFSINNLTHSGDTTIDVFLSNFSIPKDERRMKIPDLLKNKDVRKPLLRMLEETSTEVQEELIGHHGY; encoded by the coding sequence ATGAGCTTTTTGGCAACGATTTTTGGGAGAGATTTATTGTCACGTGATTTAGCACATCAACATGCTAATCACTATGTAAAACGAATTAGAGTTGGTTCACACCACTTTGATATTTCAACGGAAATTTTGGATTTGTTGTGGTTTGGTGATGGACGTCGCAAAAATACTGAAGACTTTGAAGCTAATTCAATCTCAGAGCCTTCAGAAATTTTAACTCATGATCAGATTTATCGTGAAAATATTGATGTGGTGGGGAGTTATCCTACTTTTCATAACCTTGGACCTGGTCAGAAGTATTCATTCTTGAAATGGTTAGAAGATATTGAGCGTAAAGACGACATTGGCTTTGCCTTTCTACTATTGTATGCACTTGAACGTCGCATTTATATGGGTAGTAAGGTGGAACCTGCAGTTAATTTGATCTGCAAGATGCACCAACAAATTGAACATGAAGGTTTTATTCGTAAATCTTCTGACACGCTGGTTTGGGCGGCCTATAAGTACAAACGTGTGGAATTTTTGAATTGCCTTAAGGAAGACGAAATTCCTGAACACACTCAAATATTGGTTAAGTTGTACACGCATGGTTATTTGTCAGCTAAAGATATTATGTTGATTTCTGAAAAATTGGGGATGGATAATCAACGTTATATTACCGGAAAACCAAGCTTATTTGAGGAAATTTTGAATCGTAAATTGGCTGAAAAATATGCTGAAGGACATTTCTCGATTAACAATCTAACTCATTCTGGTGACACTACAATTGATGTTTTTCTATCAAACTTTTCCATACCTAAGGATGAACGTCGCATGAAGATTCCTGATTTATTGAAGAATAAAGATGTTCGCAAGCCACTTCTACGAATGTTGGAAGAAACCAGTACGGAAGTTCAAGAAGAATTAATTGGACATCATGGATATTAA
- a CDS encoding Nramp family divalent metal transporter — translation MSDNKKSKGLLTYANGPSLEEINGTVKVPKGKGFLRTLLAYSGPGALVAVGYMDPGNWSTSITGGQNFQYMLMSIILISSLVAMLLQYMAAKLGIVTQMDLAQAIRARTSKSLGIVLWILTELAIMATDIAEVIGAAIALYLLFHIPLVVAVFITVFDVLLLLLLTKIGFRKIEAIVVALILVIIFVFGYQVALSDPNWGAIIKGLVPSAEAFSEGHAVGGMTPLAGTLGIIGATVMPHNLYLHSAISQTREINHKDEDEVARSVKFTAWDSNIQLTAAFFVNALLLIMGVAVFKNGAVSDPSFFGLYDALKDTSTLSNPLLISVAKSGALATLFAVALLASGQNSTITGTLTGQVIMEGFVHLRMPIWLRRLITRLLSVVPVLICVLLTSGKTAVEEHQALNTLMNNSQVFLAFALPFSMLPLLLMTDSRVEMGERFKNAMWVKIFGWFSVIALTVLNMKGLPAQIEAFFGEHPTALQLHIADSIAYVLIAGVLALLVWTIVELRRGNKRFARKVALETK, via the coding sequence ATGTCAGATAATAAAAAATCTAAGGGGCTGTTAACCTACGCTAACGGACCTTCCTTGGAAGAAATCAACGGTACAGTTAAGGTACCAAAGGGCAAGGGATTCTTGAGAACGCTGTTAGCATACTCAGGTCCCGGTGCTCTGGTCGCAGTTGGATACATGGATCCAGGTAACTGGTCAACATCTATCACTGGTGGTCAAAATTTCCAATACATGTTAATGTCGATAATCCTGATTTCTAGTTTGGTCGCCATGCTTCTACAATACATGGCAGCCAAACTAGGGATTGTGACTCAAATGGATTTGGCGCAAGCAATTCGTGCCAGAACAAGTAAGTCACTAGGGATTGTTCTATGGATCCTAACCGAGTTAGCCATTATGGCGACAGATATCGCCGAAGTAATTGGTGCAGCCATTGCGTTGTACCTACTGTTCCACATTCCATTAGTAGTAGCCGTATTCATCACCGTATTCGATGTTCTACTATTATTACTTTTAACAAAAATTGGTTTTAGAAAAATTGAAGCAATCGTTGTTGCTTTGATTCTCGTTATTATTTTCGTTTTCGGTTATCAAGTAGCTCTTTCAGATCCTAACTGGGGAGCAATTATCAAAGGTTTAGTACCATCAGCTGAAGCATTCTCTGAGGGACATGCCGTTGGTGGTATGACACCATTAGCTGGTACATTAGGTATCATTGGTGCTACAGTTATGCCTCACAACTTGTACTTACATTCAGCTATCTCACAAACACGTGAGATTAACCACAAGGATGAAGATGAAGTTGCACGTTCAGTTAAATTTACAGCTTGGGATTCAAATATCCAATTAACAGCTGCCTTTTTCGTAAATGCCCTATTACTAATCATGGGTGTTGCAGTATTCAAGAATGGTGCCGTTTCTGATCCATCATTCTTCGGTCTATACGATGCGCTTAAAGATACATCAACATTAAGTAACCCATTATTAATCAGTGTTGCCAAATCAGGTGCACTTGCTACATTATTCGCCGTTGCCCTATTGGCATCCGGTCAAAACTCAACTATTACAGGTACTTTAACTGGTCAAGTAATCATGGAAGGTTTCGTTCACTTAAGAATGCCAATCTGGTTACGTCGTTTGATCACACGTTTACTATCAGTTGTTCCAGTATTAATCTGTGTTCTATTAACAAGTGGGAAAACTGCTGTTGAAGAACATCAAGCCTTGAATACATTGATGAACAACTCACAAGTATTCCTAGCTTTCGCCCTACCATTTTCAATGTTGCCATTACTACTTATGACTGACAGTCGTGTAGAAATGGGAGAACGCTTTAAAAATGCCATGTGGGTGAAAATTTTCGGTTGGTTCTCAGTAATCGCCTTAACTGTCTTAAACATGAAAGGTTTGCCAGCTCAAATTGAAGCATTTTTCGGTGAACACCCAACAGCCCTACAACTTCACATTGCTGACAGTATTGCCTACGTATTAATCGCTGGTGTGCTAGCATTATTAGTATGGACGATTGTAGAATTACGTCGAGGAAACAAACGTTTCGCAAGAAAAGTTGCTTTAGAAACAAAATAA
- a CDS encoding universal stress protein: MSDNIFKRILVGVDDSEDSLLALKYAIHTAKEDDSELFIASVLESNEMNVFEVLSKDFVHGERADLEKHILDYKKLAEAAGVKNVTAVVDEGQPGETIIKTIIPAVKPDLLVIGSEARKGVKKHFGSQAAYMAKYADISVMIFR, encoded by the coding sequence ATGAGTGATAATATTTTCAAACGAATTTTAGTCGGTGTAGACGACTCCGAAGATTCATTGTTAGCACTCAAATACGCCATCCACACTGCAAAAGAAGACGATTCCGAGTTATTCATCGCCTCCGTTTTGGAAAGCAATGAGATGAATGTATTTGAAGTCTTAAGTAAAGACTTTGTCCACGGAGAACGTGCTGATCTAGAAAAGCATATTCTCGATTACAAAAAGTTAGCCGAAGCTGCCGGCGTTAAAAACGTCACAGCTGTAGTTGACGAAGGACAACCTGGCGAGACAATCATCAAAACTATTATTCCAGCAGTCAAACCTGACTTACTAGTAATCGGTTCTGAAGCTCGCAAAGGTGTCAAAAAGCATTTCGGTTCACAAGCAGCCTATATGGCAAAATACGCTGACATATCAGTAATGATATTCAGATAA